aaCAGGGAGCATTTGCAGTCATACACAGGGCTCTAGCTGAGACACTTAAAGATACCAGTGACCTGGGTAGCATTTACGCAGACACGACAAACGACGCAAACAAGAAGACACGGCAAATTTTGAAAAAACTAAGACACGGACACATTACGAATCATTGATATTTTACATATATTATGAACGAATCATAGCAAGTTATTTGCACACAGAAATTTTACGAAGAGATGATTAATATAAAACCTTATATTATCTGAACAACAATAACACATATTTTATTTTACGAAGAGATGATTAATCATGCGTTCACGGTGTGTCCAACCAAGACAAGTGCGTCCGTGCGTCAACGCATTGGACACGGACACACAACTATTCTACGCATGTACACAGCCCCTCTTAAAAGAAGTTGTAAAATCACTTGCCTCCCTGAAGTATCCTGCCATTATGGCATTGTACATAACTGTCGTAGGCCTTATGCCCATTTCTTCCATATCACTTAGCATGTTGTAAGCACCTTCAAACTGAATCAAACAAAAAGATGAGTGACTATTTTTGTCAAGAGCAGTTGTTCAAAGGGTTTATATTCAAACTAGGAACTAGATACTTACATCTTTCATTCTAACCAACAAATTTATCATCCTCCTAAACGTTTCGGAACTTGGATCCGAGTTATGGCGACAAATCCGTGAATATACTGGACGAACCTAAGGATATAGTACATAGCACAAGttaaatcaagttgcagaaaatGATTAACTCAGAAACAAgcttcataattttgattttcttttagaAGAACTGGCTTCATCTCAGAGGCAAACTTTGCATATGGTAGACGTGTGAACTTATACCATCCGCTAGCAAAATCTTTTTTAGATTATATAAAAAGGCAGGTAATTATTGGAATACTTTTTTGCGGTATTTATCGACTCAGATCCTCTTTTTCTCCATCCCTTTTGGTAGCTTATGCATTTCTTTATATACTTCTACAATATATTTTGTCGTATACTTTGTTTTCCAATTAATTTTATTTCCTCTGCCATCTGGACTACAAAACTAATCTGCTCATCAAGGAAAAAAAAGCTCGACAGAAAAAGAAGAGTAGGGTCCACGGATTAACACAAACAACAGTCTAGCAAACATACATACATATACTGGACAACCCGAAGAACATAAATATCTTGTCAAACATACCCAAGTGTATGGATGAATGCAAAGTTTTCTTAAAGTACTCATGCTAGGAATATAAAAGTGGGAAACGAGATAGGAAGACTTCGAGTAAGATTATAATAATGAGGTAAGTTCGCATCCACAGACGCAAAAACATACATGGTACACCTAATCTCTGAAACAACTACGGAGTAATTGAATTCGATTAAAGCGCATCAAATATACCTAGATGAGAGAAACATGCATGTCTACGTTTCAGATATAACGTATTATCAAATTTAACGATGCATCATATTGTACTCTGTATTTTGCTACCTATCATCAAGGATACATATCATTTTCTGAGTATATGGTTCACCTATTTTAAATTCTCTGACATAATGATAGGGAATTCAAAATATAGTGGATGTAAATTCATTTCTGAAAGCTGCAAAAATTGATTGAATAAAGGATTCAGTGAAAATTTATATCCTAAAGTTTCAACTTACGTATCTTCTGATATTAAAACTTAGGATAAGAAATACTTCAAATGAGTGTGCATGTGTGTTTGTATATAGAGGAGGGCCAGGGAACCCCGCCATTCATCCAAGAAGGATGTTTCTAATTTCTTATCAACATGCAGCAAACCATTGTTCTGAATCACGATTTATGTTTTTGAGTGATACTTCCAAAATGCAATTTCCTCCACATCAGCATGTTTAAAAGAGCAATGCTAGGGTAAGATCGGAACTAGTAAGTCAAATTGACATAACCCATCCACTAACCATCAGGTTGATCCCATACTCAAGTGGATCCTACTCCAACACTATTCGTGGTGGCTGGTGGTTTTGTATGTTTGACAAATCAATTTTCTACATTACAGTAGCATAGTATCTTTTTTAATGAGGGACACCGCAGTCATCCAAAACCAAGAAGATTATAGACTCTAAAAGGAGTTAGAGATACCAAATCAAGCTCACGGATCTCCTCAACTGCATCTAAAAGTTGATGGAATTTTTCAAGAGAGAGAGGGAAGCCCAATTCATCCATCTTATCAACAATATCAAGGGCTGCATGCACCTGTGAGAGTATCAAGAAGAATAAGCTCATATATTACTGATAAAGTTCATAAAGTAATGAAAAAAATCAGAAGTTACtgaaaaacataaaacaaaaaacaGCTATTGCAAAATCAGGTTATTGAATTTGTTTGCATGAGGCGTTCACTTTGACCATCTCCATTTGGCCCATTTCCTTAACCAAGCAGAAGTTAAGCGTTAATGATCAAGAGGGATGTAAAGCGTTAATAGAGCCTTTGAGCAAAACTGTAAATTTAAAAGCAAAAAGTGCCCTAATGATTAATATACGCTTCAATTGGAGCCTCTCCCTTTACCCAACCTCCTGAAAATCTGGTATGAAAGAATATCAGATCACGAAAAATTCCCAATTTCCCTCATTTTTAGCTATTCCTTATCTTTGCTAGAGCCTAAACGACTTAATTTTCGATTACATCCAGACATAAGACTGACAAAGTGATGTCTAAGaactccataaaaaaaaaaaaaaaaagctttttgAAGTGTCACAATGACAAAGTGATTGGTCACCGCTAACGATTATCTATTAACCTGTGATACATTCTTAGTAGAGAAAAGGATGTGAGTGTAATATTTTTCCGctctccaagaagaaaagaacaaaaCAGAAAGATGTAAACACTAAAATAAAATCAGTAAAGTCATATTCTAATATTTTGAAAAGGCTAGAAATCTATATATTTCATACTTTAAAATCAGAAAGCAGGAGAAGAATGTAGAAACAAAAGGCAACATGAGCATACTCCAAATTTGTAGATTCATACCTCTCGAAATTTACAACAGTATCTGAAAAGCTCCTCATATGAAAAGGATGAGGGTGGAACATGAAACTTCTCGTGCAGCTTCTCGAATTCAGATATGGCGTCCTCAACCTTCAAATAGTAGTAAGATTGCATATTGTTAGCAGCTTATACATAAAAAAAGTAGTAGCTTCAATGTTACCAGATTATAACTGCACAGAGAGTAATTGTATTAACGAACTGTCTACCAAAGTTATGAACTAATACATGAAAAGTTAACCAAGCAAAACGGGTTAGCCCTGCTTTATCCCACAACAGGGAATGCATCGCATAGTAGTTACAATAGAACTATTGCCATTATGTAcataaggaaatcctaactttcTTACCACTAACACTGGGATGCTAATTGCATAGCTGTAtatgaagtgtgatagtttttCCTCCGTTGCTTCTGCAATTGTAAGGTTACCACGTAGTTATGCATATGCCCAAAGTATCTGTATTTCTATAGACGAAATAGATTTCAAAGTTTAAGAATTAGACCATTCATCAACATAAGCAGCCGTAGCGCTACTACAACAAGATTTACAGGTCATAAATTATATTACAGGTTGAGATGTTATAGACCAAGTTTCAAGAGATCGAACAAGGTCAGCCGATAAGATAAGAGGCCAGTGAACTTAGCGTCTTAGCCGCCCTGGGTCTCTCTCATGATTGAATTTACTCTAAGTAAATCTCCTCCCTGGAGTAAATCAGGATCAATTCAATGCTCTGGCGATGCTATGCATGCTTTCTAACATAAGTGGTTCACCATACTCGACAATAACAATAGATTACTCAACATATTTCAGAATAGAGAAAGTGTCTTGATTCTGGCATTTGTTAATTTATGTCATACCAGATAGTCACCCATTCAATATAATGGTTTTCTCTTTTACTAACTGGAGAAATGTACACATAATAAATCGATAATCCAATAGCATGAAAGAATGATGAACATACCTGAGGCTGAAAATGAATTTCTCTGCGAAATTTTTCAACTTGCGCTTTCCCAGAGACTCAAAAATATTTGATAAGTAGTCTTGTGATGAAACTTTTGTGACATCGATAACACTCAACAATTTCACAAGCTCTTCATCCCTGTCCCTTTCGCATAATGCCAGCAAATAGCTTTCTGCATAAGCAACAAAAAGTAAGTACAATGAAGCAACCACCTCAAAATACAAGCTTCATTtagacagaaaaaaaaaacaaatcacaaaATTCTAACTGTTTTTTGTTAAAGTATCCTTCAGAAGATTCAAAACAGATGAAAAGTTAACCTAGAAGATTCTTCTGAGAACTCAAACTTTCACGGCCAAATATTTTCTTACTTAACAAGTATGCAACATTTAACCCTGTCTCCATAAAGTTTCCAGCTTTGGGCAGTCCTAGAAAAGTGACTAAGATTGAATTTCAAAATTACTTCAAGCATCACAGACAGAATTACACGGAAAACGAAGGAAAATGGGAAAAAGTTTAACACGCTAAAGCTTCAGTCAGGTAATATTGCCATTGAGATTTTAATAACAGTGGAGATCCCTACTTGACGAAAACAATTGTTATCAAATAATCAAATGAAAAATCTCCAGCAAGCTGATCTTACCAAATGATTTTCTAAAATCTTAAACTCGCAACAATCTTaaaaaccaataataataatagttaAAAGCCTCAAATTAAGCTTTGTAACAACGACACTCTATTGGTGGGGAGGAATCTGAGTCTGGGTCCTTGAGGGACAACCAGCTTTGGTGCCTGACACAGGAACCTAGAAGTACTAAGTACGGAAACACggaagttaggtttaggttaatGTTACTTATATTCTTCTTAGGAAAAGCAAATGGCAATATCCAGGATATTGAAGGAAAAGGCATCCATGTTTCTTCTTCTATTATTCCATGTTTCAAAGAAATTGCGAAAATCCTTAAGTTAAACTGCGCAGAGTTGCTGCCGTGTCCACGCATGTCCAGCGTGAGTACCAGTGTCAATACATGTCGGACGCAGACATAATTTGAATAACAAAGTGTTATTGGTACCAAGTACTTGAGTTtttacaataaaataaaataaaaaaagaggtaGAAGAAACAAGGAATGCTTCCGTGGCAAATGATACCTGTGAGTTCACATCCAACATTATCAACTCCAATTGAGTTGCAAAGCTCCTGAACTTTGTTTTCATTGCCAACTTTAGTCCAGAGCAGCATTTCATAGTAACCTACTCTAGAAAATGCACCAGGATTCACTTCTGTGATAAACTTACTGAAGAATTCGAACTCTTCAACCATCCCCGTTTCGACAAAATATCTGAGTAAAGGACCATAGGTTGTTTCTTTAATCTGGACCCCATGTTCTTTCATAGCTCTCAAGATTTGATAAGCGTTATATATGCGCTGTAAAGATTCCTCTTCATCAAAACTCTTCTTAGCGCTGTTTATGCAAACTTCTATACATGCATTATATTCTTTCAAACCAGTATCTCGCCCAAGCTTACCAAAGATGTCAAGTGTATCATCTGCACCCAGTTTATCTCCACATAAATTTACAATATCAGCAAACCGACTATGCATGGTGTTCTTGTAAACGACCTTCTGTTTTCTTTCACGTGCAATAACCTTCCTACTCTGCATGTAATGAAGATTTGTGGGTTTTCCAATTCCACCCCATGGTATTTGTAAGTCTTGGTCTTGCGAATCGAAACCTAAtgaatctgtgtttgtagcaccATCACCTGAATAATTAAGAAAGAGTAAGCACTTAAAATGAAGACCAAATGCAGCTATATTCTTATACACAGTTTAATAGTGTTGCTTAAATTTCATTTAAGCACAACATTAAACACGTACAATCAAAACTGAAGCTATGGAATGAGTATTAACTATCTCCTTTGAGCCACCTGCAGTTAACCACAAGTACATAAAAAACAAACTATCACTTTTAATCATTAAAAGAGAAATGTAATTCATTCTAATACTTCTAAAATCTGATAACCCAAAAGACATAGAATAAAATGAGAGAAATATTTACCAAGAGTTTGGGGTTTCTTGGATGGAGATTTTCCTTTAACTAGGGTTGATTTTTCAGCAGTGGTTGCAGTCGAATCAGAATTTCTTGCAAAATTCTGAGGAACTTTTGTAAATAGAGAGGTTAATTTTCTCAACCCGCGCATTCTATATCTATGAGAGCTGTTCTTTTGGGGTTTGGGAGGGTTTAGGTTAAACTCAATCCCTCCCTCCTTTTCGTGTTTCTCACAGAGGGAAGCGCGTCATCACCAAATTGACTCGGTTTTAACTTGTCTTATACTCTTCGCTCCAGCTTTGACTGCGATGTGGTGCGAGCGGCTGTTTTCGCAGTCTGTGATTATTGCTTAATGTTGAATACAGCAGAAGGGTTTAATGATAACAGCAGCTGATACATATCCAGGGCCGTGGCTCGGATAAAAGCTTCACAAAACGACTCGGTTGAGACTTACGGTCTTAACCGATCCAGATAAAGACAA
This is a stretch of genomic DNA from Papaver somniferum cultivar HN1 chromosome 1, ASM357369v1, whole genome shotgun sequence. It encodes these proteins:
- the LOC113352179 gene encoding pentatricopeptide repeat-containing protein At4g04790, mitochondrial-like — encoded protein: MRGLRKLTSLFTKVPQNFARNSDSTATTAEKSTLVKGKSPSKKPQTLGDGATNTDSLGFDSQDQDLQIPWGGIGKPTNLHYMQSRKVIARERKQKVVYKNTMHSRFADIVNLCGDKLGADDTLDIFGKLGRDTGLKEYNACIEVCINSAKKSFDEEESLQRIYNAYQILRAMKEHGVQIKETTYGPLLRYFVETGMVEEFEFFSKFITEVNPGAFSRVGYYEMLLWTKVGNENKVQELCNSIGVDNVGCELTESYLLALCERDRDEELVKLLSVIDVTKVSSQDYLSNIFESLGKRKLKNFAEKFIFSLSYNLVEDAISEFEKLHEKFHVPPSSFSYEELFRYCCKFREVHAALDIVDKMDELGFPLSLEKFHQLLDAVEEIRELDLVRPVYSRICRHNSDPSSETFRRMINLLVRMKDFEGAYNMLSDMEEMGIRPTTVMYNAIMAGYFREKNIRGGLMVLNQMKNADAKPDSLTYSYPIANCESEEDLVKYREEMQSSGIQHTKPVYMATINAHVKFGQFEKAKKVVADLVSSQCINEVKSVLVSALASHGQFSDALQLYKEIKQTGSRVEPKAILSLFDYFQSDGELDLLMDLLGELSDSDYWFDGCERIILYCVRHNLLSSAVDLLKKLKDIDDLSSYDVVNQAFAYLSEAEPTAVEVGLDFLRAIKEEVGLHPSRTSLDFLLSACASAKDAKRAWLIWEEYQKAGLLYNVLSYLRMHQVLLICGEFEAANIMLKNIATDDPHVRCIIQRSAAIFGASKCRSSKKNKKKKKKKSIASVM